The Pungitius pungitius unplaced genomic scaffold, fPunPun2.1 scaffold_136, whole genome shotgun sequence DNA segment GGAAAGGCAGCCGCCTCCATCAGTCCCACAGGGTTCAGAACCGTCGGCCAAGCTGAGAAGGACCTCACTCAGGGAGGTGACCAAGAACCTGATGGTCGCTATATGACGAGAGAAGAACCTTCCACTGCACATGCTCTCAGCATCAGACCCAAGGAGCTTCAATAGAGAGTTGTTCAAAGTCTGAATACTTGTGCACGTGCTACATTTGTAATAAACTTGAAGttgagctgtttttcttttgtcgtTGTGTGGAAATGAGGGGAAAAATGACTTTGGAACAAGGCTGTAAAAAGAGGGGAAACGTGCTCATGTGCGGACGCTTCTTACGGGTTGACTTGGATCACGGTGCCGTCCGTCAGAACGCTCTCCTCCCGGCCGCTGGGGAACAAGTTCTTCACCGTCTGGTCCGGGAAGACGATCTCCTTCCGGCCGTCTGGGAAGTGTTTCTCTGGAGAAACGCAGGAGCGAGCGGAGGGTTGACGTTCCCGTTGGACAGATGTGGATCAATAGTCAAGAGTACCGGATTCCCACGAGCGGCGCTCACCGGTCTGGTTGTTGGGGAAGTGCAGGACCTCCAGGCCGTCCGGGTACGTGACGTGAGTCGTCTTGGCCTCAGCGTAGAAGTAGATCTGAGGAGATTCACCGGAAACATTCACAATCTAGAAAGTGGCAtcccgttgccatggagaacaacggcgcccccccccggggttgaTGAAGACTCTACGGTTTGGTTTGGTCATTTTAAAGCAAGGACTCTTTAGTTTAAGGTGAAATTACATTCCCTCTGCCAATAGAGCCTGTGGAAAGTGgcacactggccctttaaggCCCCCCCCTTGGAGAAGCTTAGCGGTTCCTCACCACCCGCTGGTCGGCTGTCACCTCCTTGGTGTCCCCGTTGAAGAAGGTGACTTTGACGGTGAGCCCGTCGGCGGAGACCTCCTTCTTGGTGCCGTTGTTGAAGACGAGGAGTCGCCGGCCGTCGGCCAGAAGCGTTTCCTTCTGTAGAGACAAGTCTCCTGATTTTATACTGAATTCTTATGCTTCTTTTGTTCTACCTCATCTTATTTAAAATTcagtacatattttatttttaactggCAGCAGCACCACTGTTAATCGTAAATAATCTGttaaatgaatgagtgaaaatATGCAGATCATTCTTCAGAAAGGAGGAGACTGTCTCACCTTCCCGTCTGCGTGGGCGAGGACCTCCTGGACCTCCTgcgcctcctgcacctcctcggGCTCGTTGTCCTCGCTGCCGTCCGGCTCGCTTGGCAGAGACGAGAACTTCTAGAAAGACACAAGACGTCAAACCGGGGGCGACCGctcggaggtcagaggtcgcggGGAAGCCACCTGGCGTCTCACCGGGGGTTCTGGGTTCGGCGCTTTGTCCTGGCTCTCGCTGCCGGGTGTCGGCCTCTCGTCCTTCTTCCTGCCGGGCCacgaggaggacaaggaggaggaggaggagaggcatgTGGCCGACGGCCTCCTCAGGCTGCTCTTCATCCCGGCTGCCaatcaacacaaaaacagacaaaagaaaatcaacacaCTCTGAGGGTTGATCAAGATGATTGTGGAGAACAGAATAAAGGGTGAAGGATCCCTGCAGAACTAAAGCTCAACTGGTCTCAGCGCCAGAACAAAACACAATCCATCACATTCTGTGACTAGTGGTAATGTATCAAAGTTATTTAGCATAATGAACAATGAAAACTGAGGAATCAGAAATAAAAGGGGACAAATCGAGATGATACAAACAGCTGTTATTAATCATCAGCTGGTGGATACAGAGCTAAGCCTTCGAAAGTAAGCCTGCTTCTGTTTGGGAGTCCGTGATCTTGTGATTTAGTGTGTTGCTGTGAATGGAGACCGAGCGTACCTGCAGcaccctgaccccccccgccGGAGCCCCCCCTGGAGGCTGCAGCGGTGTTGCTCTGCGGGGGGCTGATCCTCCTGCTGatggttcctcctcctctggagtcCAGAGGACTCTGAGCGCACACGTGGGGGTGAGATGAGGAGCTGATGCTTGTTTACTACTTTGAATGTTaccaacaaagaagaagaaccagCTTACGGCGAATTTCACTCCTTTGGTCACAGACGCGTTGTTCTCACACATTTTGGGACCTTCTTTGGTTTCTCGGTCCTTCTctgcctccacgggatttttcTGCCAGGAGCTCAGCCGGAGCTTTTCCAACATCCGGATCTTAAATTATAGAGAGGACATACACTCACAAGCTGTGTCTCCATGTCCCCAGGCTGCagcctacgggggggggggggggggggagggacttcAGGTGGGTACCTCGTCCCGGAGGGAGCCGTTCTCCTGGCTGAGGGAGTCGATCTGCTGCCTCAGGCGGCTGTGGGAGGAGGCCCAGCGagtctccctccccctcagctcctcctgcagagagctcagctgctgcttcagCGCCTGGCAGACAGAGCACAGGGGCACAATGAGCCCCGGGACCTACGGGAAGAGCTTCCTTCTGCTGGGACGGATCATCGGACTGGAACCACCAACCTGGATCTCCTCCCGCTCCTTCTTGTCAGGCACGGCTCTGGCGGCCGACGCGTGCTTCTCAAACAGCTTGCGCTCCTTCTGCAGCTTCCGGTTCTCCTCCTTCTTGAACTCCTCGAACTTGGCCAGCTCCTCCGCCTTCGTCCGCTCGAACTGTGAGCGCTCCGTCCTACGAGAGAGGAGGCGACAGCTGGCGTGAAGTGTGGCGCCATTCAGGACGAGTCCAGAAGGAGGACATGGAGGGACCAGTCACCTGAGGTGTTCTCGGTTCTTCTCGTTCTCCTGTCGGAGTTTGGCGAGCGCGGCGTTCTCCTTCTTGAATCTCTCGATCTCGATCTCCAGCTCCACCAGTCTCTCCCTCAGCTGCCTGGACTGGACCTGCTGGCCTGGGGgagagaaggacacacacacatcctacaAATGTAAAACTGCCAATTAATGCAatacgtttatttatttattttgacatatttctgattaaaaaaacaatgaaaatgttttggtcGGGTGCCCTTTGAAGTTCCAAAATTAATTAAGTCACAATTTAAATGCatctacttcctgtctgactcAAACAGTGAGAATAAATAAACCAATGTGGCTTCTGATGATGATTAAAAGACCACGAATTGTGTGTCTCACCGGATGTCTCCTCTGCCCTTTTGGactcagcagcagaaggaggagggaggagaggtgcATTCTGGGCCTTGGGCTTCAGTGAGGGGAACAACCTGGTCATGAGCTGCGaggcgggcggaggaggaggaggaggaggatccgtGCCCTCGTCCACATTCACCTCCACCCCTTTGCTCAGCGCCAACTTCCTGCACAGAGCCGTCCCCGGGGGGGCGATACCGGCTCCTTTACCGCAATCGCCCGAGTCGGCGTCCTCCGGGTCGTTCCACGTGTCGTCGTCATCgaacacgacccccccccgctgcccgtCTCCGTCCTCGATCAGAGTCGACTCATCGGGCTCCACGTCCGACGGCGGACCCCCACAgctgtcctcgtcctcgtcctgaTACGAGCGCCTGTCGTACGGCGGGTCGGGCCGAGCCGGGAAGTGAAAGGCGCCGGGAAACAAAGGCGGTTTGACCCCCACTTCCTGCTCTTGTGACTCGCCGCTGCTGCAGGTGGAGGCATCAGACTCCCTGAGCCCGTCCCACTCGTCCCCCGCGCTCACTTTGCCCCCGGCCGCGTCGTCTCTCGTCTTCGCCACGAGAGCATCTGAGGAGGCGGAGCAGTTTGGAACAGTTGGGCCGCTGCACCTCTGGACTGCACCTCTGGGTGGTGACTTgatgggggtggaggagagccgGCGCGGGTGGAGCCCTCCGTGCTGGCGGTCCAGCTGAAGAACCTGCCCGGGCACAAGTCCCATGCGTTAGGGTACAAACCCAACATAGAAGAAGATCATAAACTCTGATCGGGAACAAATCAAGAAGCTGCGAGATGCTCTTCAGCTCACAAACAGTCATTAGAGAAACATtgattttactttgaagaagaGCTTCGCACTTTAGTAAAAGGTATCAAGTCTCTAAGAATAATGCTGGAATGAGCAGAGAGGACACGTCGAGGACTCCAAACCTTCATGACGAAGGAGGAGTTGGAGGAGAAGGACAGCTCCTCggccgcctgctccagcagctcgAACTCCCCCAGCTCCACCGTCTCCAGCTGCTGGTCGCAGTCCCAGCGCCGCAGCTTCTCCTGGAACGACACCTCGAAGGACTCCCCGGGGACGCCGCCCCCTCCGGCGGGCGGGGCCCTCTCCGGCTCTCTCGACGCGCCCGCCTGTTTGGCGGCAGGGTTCGGCCCGCCGCTCCTCTCGACCCAAGCCGCCGGGGCCGCGTCCTTCGGCCCCCTCGGCCGGTTTTCCTTGTTGAGGCTGGCGGTTTTGCGCTGGACGGCGAGCCGCTGGAGGGCCGCCGGCTCCGAGCGGCTGCGGCACAGCGCGCCGGGCGGGAGATTTGGTTTGGTGTCAGTCTTCAAACCCGCTTTCGGTGGCGGAGCTTTGCGATTGGCGGTGAATCTCAACAGGCCCTCGCCCCGCTTTAGATAGGCCCTCTTGGGGGGGGCTTCAGCGCCACCGTCGGCCTGTTAAAGTCAGGAGACACAAATGATTGTAATGAGAATTCTCAAAACTTCTTTGAATGTACAAATATGAAGAGATACCGGCTTTTTAGTATAATTAATGGAtcctaattacattttaatctatTAACATTTTCCAATCAACCCTTGTTTTATTCTCTGACCTGCGGTTGCCGGGCAGACTTGagtctctgctcctccaccctcatctgctcctccagcaaCTCCTCAAACGTCTTCTGACCGCAGATGCCCAGCTTTATGGGTCTGAGGGAGGAGGCACAGACGCACTGATACAAAGCCGTTTACTAAAGAGCCACAACAGGCACCTTTCTCTCCCTGAGAAGCATTTACCTGTCATTGGAGACTTCACCTTCTTCTCTGCTGCTGTGTTCAGTCAAAGCCTCACCATTACTCGGTATCAGCGTGTCATCATGCTCCTGAAAATGACTTCTTTCAGCACTCTGTTCCTGATCTTCTGCTCTGGAGCTCCATGAGCCTGCAGTAAACAAACACCGTTGAAATGATTCATctccagaagaaaagaaaagagctgACTGCTCCAAaggaaaataagaaaagctTCACAATGTTGTGGTCACAGTGAGGTGAAAGAACCGTTTCCTCACCCTCTGCCTCATCGTCCACCACGTCACAATCCGGACCTCCTGGTAGCCGTTCCCGAGTCTGTGCAGGTGACGGCTCTTGGTGCTGTCGGAGGCCCAAAGTGACTCCCCGGCAGTTTATGGTGGGGCTGTATGGGGTTTCTCTGGATTGCCAATCTGCACatagaaaatacacacacacatatataggaAAGAGCTAGGGAGGATGGAAGCAGGACAAATGCCCTCTCCTACCAACATATGTGGTATCTTTAGAGATTCTTGGTAAACTATCTCTTTTTGACCTTCTGTGCCGTGTTGGGATCCATTCATCATtcccagcagcctctgctgctcGCCCTGGAGGTGAAGAAGCTCCTCCAACTGGTGGGCTTTCAGCTGCTCCTGCATGTGCTGCTGCCACTTCCTcaactgcacaaacaaacatcaccGCGTCTCAATGAGCCACGCAGCCAACGCTCCTGTCCACTCGTTATCCCAACCAGACACTTGAAATGAACTCAGTGGTGACTGTGTGCACCGAACCGGGACCTCCCTCTGACACTGATTCCACTTCAGTGGTTTCCAACACACTAACGTTTTTGTTGCTGTCCTCCTCACTTGCACAATGACTGCGCATACGCATGGGTTGACATATCAAAAAGCAGCAGACTGACTTGAATGCACAGACTTCTGCCACCgtttcaggatcaggaatcaggatttAAAGTCTGTTGCAACATAAATGGCCCCTGAAGGTTATGTCTATTTGTGCTCACTCCGGTTCACTCTAACTGCAAGACCTTCTCTGAGTATCAATAGGACGCATCACAACGTATGTTAATTGATGAAAAATCAGCCTGGTAGCGGGAAAAGCTGTCAATTTCAGTGGACGTGTTCAGGAATTTTCAATATACTTGGATAAATACGTTCAGAGTTCTCTTGTGTGATATATGAATAACTATTTGCCCACTCCAAAAACATCTGTACCAGGCAAAACCAAGATGGTCACTAATGAGTTTGTGGTTTACGCAGACCAGAAAGTGAATTGTCCGATGATGATTtaacagaagaagagagaaagtcctttgggcttcctctcctgcaaccccgcccccccccccccccagtgcatgCTGGACCTGTACCTGCCCATTCGTACATATAAACACAGTGTTACCCAGACAATGTCTTTACCTGTTCCAGCTTCATCATCACGGGCATATCCTCTGAAGTGCTCGCCATCAGACCGTCCGGCTCACTGCTGACCGCCCCGCCGGGTCCGAccttctctcctccaggtgACCGGTCGGAACCGTCCACGCCGAGGCAGCTGCTGTCCGCGGAGCCCGCCAGAGGGGCGAAGTCCGAGGCGAAGGAGTCGTCCGGCTCCAGGGAGGCGGATCCCCCCCGCAGGGAGCCAGCCAGGTCTGGGCAGGGACTGAGGATCACCCCAGCTCTGGAGCTACTCGGCATCCACCGGGCGAGGAAGTCCGCCTGCGAGTACCGAAACCCGGCTGGAGATGACATGGTGACCGCGCTCTCTCAAGCAGGACTCGCTAATCCGGGATTGGAAACGGCAGATTATGATGGCGGCAGGTTACAGGTTAATCACACTGCGAATTAACGCCATGCCACGCACGCCGGATGCCAGGTCCCCGAACactatttataaataaatatccgGTTTAAGGTGAATTAGcattagcttgttagcatgttTCGACCGCAGGGCGTCGGTTTGTTTGGTTAGCAACGAAATCAGCTGTTTGAGAAAGCGAAGCGGCTGAATCTCTAACAGTCACAACAAGTTTTAAACAACGTGAAATGGCCAATTACGTTACAGATTTGTGACGTTCTACCAACGTCTTTTCGATTTTGCGGTGCATTTaaagggctttttttcttcttgttaacGAGCTACTTGATAGACAAAACCAACTTTGTTCAACCGGCGCTACGCCAGGTGACGAAGCGAATACATCGGCGAAGTTAATATATGTGTCAAAACATGTTCTATTTACCTGTAACATCGGCAAAAAGTGCTGTTGCTGGAGGGGAAAGGTGCGTTATTGAAATATAACTGACATGAATTTCAAAGACTGCCGCCATGTCAAAACAAAGCCCGCGAGAGCAAGAAAAGACCCGGCGGCGAATCATTTCGTTGCATGATGGGTAGTGTAGTTCCATCCTCTCTTTCTGTGTAAAGGTGGAAGTGTTTTTGTTCCATAAAAGTTAttatcatattatattataattatatattataatgatatacttttatatataaataaacataacGCTTTTGTAATGTTACAACTTCTAAACTATTACGTTACTTTTTGGGGAAAGCGAGCTTCGTATTACATCCGGTCTAACGACGCTGCGTAGAAAAATTGCACAATAAAAGCGATACTTGGAATAAGATCTGCCGCACCGTTAAATAATCTAATTCTATGCTGAGGTCATTACGTAATCTAccttttattatatatttaaacgTGGTTATAGCCCcacttctttttaaatcataaGTGATTTGTATCACCTCATCAGCACGTCAACTTTTAAACTGACATTTACTAACCGGATGTGTTTTAGGACTGCTGCGATTGGTCGATACGAAAAGCAAAGTTTCCACATTGTGACACTGTCCTGCAATGGAGAAGGTTTTATGTAATGTTCACGGTAAGTTTCCATAAGTTACAGCTAGCTAACCGTTAATTACAGAATACAACGCTAGATAATCCGTGTGTTTCACAGCAGACAACCCGCCTTTTTCTACGCTTCTCCTTTGAAGTCCTGTAGTGAAAATAcgctttgtttatttgttatgATTTCGTCAATACCTCGCCCTCTTATGTCCTCCTACAGGTAGCTTGTGCATGTTAAAAACCGGCGTTAAAGATGGACCAAACAAAGGCAAAAGCTTCTACGTCTGCGTTGACAAGCAGGGCTGTGACTTCACTCATGTGGCACGGTAAGCAGACCCATTCAGGCACCATGTGTGCAGGGATGTGATCATTAATCCTTCCATTTATGAATTAACGAAGAAGCCTGGGGACACTGTAGTCCAACCCAGAAGAGTCCAGAAATGTAACTGTTATTTTATCCAACCGGAGGTTTGTTTGCTTCATCGTTTCCTTCTCATAGGTACACAATAATAACAGCTTTAACGTTAACTCCAGTCTCAATCCACTTCAGTTAACTGTTACTTCATTCAAGCCGGAACGAGTCCGACAATTGTCAAAACACAACTGGTGATTATTTAATGGTTTAATAGTAGCAGAATTATATTGCTGTTTATCGCTGTTTATCATCTCCTCCAGAATTTCACCATCCAACTGCCTCCAGCACGAAGACTCGATGGTGGAACTCCAAGCGCTCACCTAcagtctgcagcagcagagccacaggTGGACTTTGTATTTCTTCTGTCCTAAACAAGTCTAAACCACTAATCTGTTGTGTCTCCACTGTTGACACGTCTCATTCTGTATGTTCCATGATGGTCGTCTCTTTGatgtttattattataactTTTCTATCTCTTCTCttattttccaggttgttctacaggtgcattgtgggtaaaaaaGCCGCCCAGAAGTGGTGTGGAAACGTTCCGTGGAGTGCGGTAAAACAGCCAGATTACACCATacacctttttatttatatacttCAAAAAAACTATTGTTCGAGCCGTTTATCTCTGAATGAACACGTAGACGTAACTGTACATGTACAAAGACAGGACTCTCTTGTCCCGTTGTCTCTCTGCTTCCCGTTTCTTGAAGCGTCCGTCTCCTTCCGTCCATGCAGCccgagaaggagaagaggaaccCTCTGTCCCACGCGCAGCCGCAGCCTTCTTGCCTGCCGCCCGTCCGAAACCCCTTCAAAGCCTCCGGCAAGACGGACTCGGACTCCGAGTGGAGGAGGATGCagcggggcggcggcggcggcggcgggggggaggagagaggcagcGGCGAGAGTCACAAGgccgaggggggagggaggcctCAGAAAGAAAACGTGGATGGCGTCGCCGCGGGGGAACAGGAGGCAGAGTCGTACCGAGGCAAACGGCTTCCGCCGGGAATGAAGCTGAAGAAAAGGGTTTCGGATGAGGAGGAAAAGTGCCTCAAAgcgagcagtgggggggggccgAGGGACGAGAAGCACGGCGAGCGGGTCCTCGTCTCCGAGTCCTTGCCGGGTCCCCGCGAGGACTCTCCTCAACAACCGACCGAAAGAGTCAAGGAAACCGGAGAGAGGGACTCTGACAGCAGAAGGAACCCCCCCGCATCGACCAAAGCAGCACAACCGGAGGCCAGCCGCCCCGCGGTCCACCAGGTCCACGGCGAgggtgatgatgacgatgacctCGTGGTGGTGTCGGTGACGCCGGCGGCTCAGAAAGCGCCGCCCGCCTCTGCCGTTCAGAAGACGCTGACCGCCTTCGCCGGGTTCCAGCCGGCGtcgaaggtcaaaggtcagcagcaGGACCCCCGAGGGCTGCAGGGCCTGCTCACGGCTCAGCTCCAGCAGAAGAAGGTGAGGGACGTCACCCCGAGTCTCCGTGGTTACGGATGTTCAGGAGGAAGAGAACCAAGCAGACAGACGACTGCTCAGTGAGATGagaacagacaggaagtcataaGCAAAGGAAGTAACTAGGAGAGGAAGTCATAAGCAAAGGAAGTAACTAGGAGAGGAAGTCACAAGCAAAGGAAGTAACTAGGACAGGAAGGCATAAGCAAAGGAAGTAACTAGGACAGGAAGTCACAAGCAAAGGAAGTAACTAGGACAGGAAGTCATAAGCAAAGGAAGTAACTAGGACAGGAAGTCATAAGCAAAGGAAGTAACTAGGACAGGAAGTCACAAGCAAAGGAAGTAACTAGGACAGGAAGTCACAAGCAAAGGAAGTAACTAGGACAGGAAGGCATAAGCAAAGGAAGTAACTAGGACAGGAAGTCACAAGCAAAGGAAGTAACTAGGACAGGAAGGCATAAGCAAAGGAAGTAACTAGGACAGGAAGTCATAAGCAAAGGAAGTAACTAGGACAGGAAGTCATAAGCAAAGGAAGTAACTAGGACAGGAAGTCACAAGCAAAGGAAGTAACTAGGACAGGAAGTCACAAGCAAAGGAAGTAACCAGGACAGGAAGGCATAAGAACAAGGGCGATATGATCGTCTTATCATCCTTCAGGGCTCTTGAAACGATTCAATCACATATCGATGTTTACGTTGTGTGAATTGACTTTAATGAGCTAACTCAAGTTAGTTCATTTTGCACTAAATATCTCAATAAAAGagaactttacattttttatcaatcCCCCCCACCTTAAGGCGACCCTGTTGGCGGTGAATGTGGCGGCTCTGCCCGACAAAGGGGAGCGGCTGAAGTCCcaggtgaaggagctgcaggacgCTCTGGAGTCTCTGAGCCTCGCCGCTCCTTCTCCGCCCGGTAACAACACCACAAATGGGCTCTCGGTGACAGAAAGAGAAGCAGGTTGGAATTGGGCTCATGTGTCTCCACCCGCAGGCTCTCAGGGTGGAGGTAGCGGCGATGGAGCCGATCTGGAGGTCAACCCCTTCGGCCGGCGGGGCGGCACCATCCtgctccccgcccccccggcaCCGGGCCCCTCCCAACAGCAGGACCTCCAGCAGAGTCAGAGTTACACCCAAGCGTATGGAGGTAGGCCCAAAACCGGAGGGGGGGCGGGCATCGctgtcattgttgttgtttattttttatttacaagaagaGATGAGCAAAATTCTCAGTGAGTGAGAAAAGGCAGAACTGGTTCTTTGTTTCTTATTCATTGTAAGGATCTCTTACCTCATTCGTTTTTATTGcacatttatttagttattctatgacatgtttttagtttttttatccTTGTTTGTATCCTCTTTCCCATTCCCCAGCCGGCCATCAGGCCTTCTACGGGGGCCGGATGACCGACGACCGCCTGCTGGCCGTGAAGAACGCCACCAGCGAGACCATCGACCACCTCCACAAGTCCCTGGAGTCCTGCCCCGACCCCGAGGCCGAGGTCCCGGACCCCAAGGGCATCAAGGTTGCGACCCTGAGTGTCACACCGGTCCTCCCTCGATGGGCTGCGTTTCCGCGGTAACACTGAGCTCTTGTGATTGGCTGCCAGGTGTTGCTGCTGGCCCACCAGAGGAGAGCGTTGGCCTGGCTGCTCTGGAGAGAGAACCAGAACCCCTGCGGAGGAATTCTGGGTAAGTTGAGctatttaaaatcctttttatcTACTAAAGTTGTTGTTGCAAAGACTCGATTACAGCGGTGGAAATACGCCTATATGGGTCTTCTTAGGTATGTCACTTAAAACCTGACAAACAGGTGTCCTCCTCATGGTCCCACATCCTTTTGTTGCCCTCTGCATTCAGCGGATGACATGGGCCTGGGGAAAACCTTGACCATCATCGCTCTCATTCTGGCCAAGAAGACCAAAGCTAACaaggaggtggagaagaagcCGCAGAGCTGGATCTCAAAGACCGGTACCTCACACCCGTTTCTCACGTGCACTGCATATCCAAACAACATAAAGAGCAGAATTCAGAGCGAGTGGATGTTTGTCGGCCCTCCAGACTCCAGCCTGGTGGCTTCTACAGGAACCCTGATCATCTGCCCCGCCTCCCTGGTGCACCACTGGAAGAGGGAGATCGAGAGACACGTGAAGACGGGCAAGCTCACGGTCTACCTGTACCACGGCCCCCAACGCGAGAGAAGAGCCGAACTGTGAGCGACCCAACGCACACCAGTGAAGCTGctgcttcatgagttaaag contains these protein-coding regions:
- the LOC119229119 gene encoding centromere protein J isoform X1: MSSPAGFRYSQADFLARWMPSSSRAGVILSPCPDLAGSLRGGSASLEPDDSFASDFAPLAGSADSSCLGVDGSDRSPGGEKVGPGGAVSSEPDGLMASTSEDMPVMMKLEQLRKWQQHMQEQLKAHQLEELLHLQGEQQRLLGMMNGSQHGTEDWQSRETPYSPTINCRGVTLGLRQHQEPSPAQTRERLPGGPDCDVVDDEAEGSWSSRAEDQEQSAERSHFQEHDDTLIPSNGEALTEHSSREEGEVSNDRPIKLGICGQKTFEELLEEQMRVEEQRLKSARQPQADGGAEAPPKRAYLKRGEGLLRFTANRKAPPPKAGLKTDTKPNLPPGALCRSRSEPAALQRLAVQRKTASLNKENRPRGPKDAAPAAWVERSGGPNPAAKQAGASREPERAPPAGGGGVPGESFEVSFQEKLRRWDCDQQLETVELGEFELLEQAAEELSFSSNSSFVMKVLQLDRQHGGLHPRRLSSTPIKSPPRGAVQRCSGPTVPNCSASSDALVAKTRDDAAGGKVSAGDEWDGLRESDASTCSSGESQEQEVGVKPPLFPGAFHFPARPDPPYDRRSYQDEDEDSCGGPPSDVEPDESTLIEDGDGQRGGVVFDDDDTWNDPEDADSGDCGKGAGIAPPGTALCRKLALSKGVEVNVDEGTDPPPPPPPPASQLMTRLFPSLKPKAQNAPLLPPPSAAESKRAEETSGQQVQSRQLRERLVELEIEIERFKKENAALAKLRQENEKNREHLRTERSQFERTKAEELAKFEEFKKEENRKLQKERKLFEKHASAARAVPDKKEREEIQALKQQLSSLQEELRGRETRWASSHSRLRQQIDSLSQENGSLRDEIRMLEKLRLSSWQKNPVEAEKDRETKEGPKMCENNASVTKGVKFASPLDSRGGGTISRRISPPQSNTAAASRGGSGGGGQGAAAGMKSSLRRPSATCLSSSSSLSSSWPGRKKDERPTPGSESQDKAPNPEPPKFSSLPSEPDGSEDNEPEEVQEAQEVQEVLAHADGKKETLLADGRRLLVFNNGTKKEVSADGLTVKVTFFNGDTKEVTADQRVIYFYAEAKTTHVTYPDGLEVLHFPNNQTEKHFPDGRKEIVFPDQTVKNLFPSGREESVLTDGTVIQVNP
- the LOC119229119 gene encoding centromere protein J isoform X2, with amino-acid sequence MSSPAGFRYSQADFLARWMPSSSRAGVILSPCPDLAGSLRGGSASLEPDDSFASDFAPLAGSADSSCLGVDGSDRSPGGEKVGPGGAVSSEPDGLMASTSEDMPVMMKLEQLRKWQQHMQEQLKAHQLEELLHLQGEQQRLLGMMNGSQHGTEDWQSRETPYSPTINCRGVTLGLRQHQEPSPAQTRERLPGGPDCDVVDDEAEGSWSSRAEDQEQSAERSHFQEHDDTLIPSNGEALTEHSSREEGEVSNDRPIKLGICGQKTFEELLEEQMRVEEQRLKSARQPQADGGAEAPPKRAYLKRGEGLLRFTANRKAPPPKAGLKTDTKPNLPPGALCRSRSEPAALQRLAVQRKTASLNKENRPRGPKDAAPAAWVERSGGPNPAAKQAGASREPERAPPAGGGGVPGESFEVSFQEKLRRWDCDQQLETVELGEFELLEQAAEELSFSSNSSFVMKVLQLDRQHGGLHPRRLSSTPIKSPPRGAVQRCSGPTVPNCSASSDALVAKTRDDAAGGKVSAGDEWDGLRESDASTCSSGESQEQEVGVKPPLFPGAFHFPARPDPPYDRRSYQDEDEDSCGGPPSDVEPDESTLIEDGDGQRGGVVFDDDDTWNDPEDADSGDCGKGAGIAPPGTALCRKLALSKGVEVNVDEGTDPPPPPPPPASQLMTRLFPSLKPKAQNAPLLPPPSAAESKRAEETSGQQVQSRQLRERLVELEIEIERFKKENAALAKLRQENEKNREHLRTERSQFERTKAEELAKFEEFKKEENRKLQKERKLFEKHASAARAVPDKKEREEIQALKQQLSSLQEELRGRETRWASSHSRLRQQIDSLSQENGSLRDEIRMLEKLRLSSWQKNPVEAEKDRETKEGPKMCENNASVTKGVKFASPLDSRGGGTISRRISPPQSNTAAASRGGSGGGGQGAAAGMKSSLRRPSATCLSSSSSLSSSWPGRKKDERPTPGSESQDKAPNPEPPKFSSLPSEPDGSEDNEPEEVQEAQEVQEVLAHADGKKETLLADGRRLLVFNNGTKKEVSADGLTVKVTFFNGDTKEIYFYAEAKTTHVTYPDGLEVLHFPNNQTEKHFPDGRKEIVFPDQTVKNLFPSGREESVLTDGTVIQVNP
- the ttf2 gene encoding transcription termination factor 2, producing the protein MEKVLCNVHGSLCMLKTGVKDGPNKGKSFYVCVDKQGCDFTHVARISPSNCLQHEDSMVELQALTYSLQQQSHRLFYRCIVGKKAAQKWCGNVPWSAPEKEKRNPLSHAQPQPSCLPPVRNPFKASGKTDSDSEWRRMQRGGGGGGGGEERGSGESHKAEGGGRPQKENVDGVAAGEQEAESYRGKRLPPGMKLKKRVSDEEEKCLKASSGGGPRDEKHGERVLVSESLPGPREDSPQQPTERVKETGERDSDSRRNPPASTKAAQPEASRPAVHQVHGEGDDDDDLVVVSVTPAAQKAPPASAVQKTLTAFAGFQPASKVKGQQQDPRGLQGLLTAQLQQKKATLLAVNVAALPDKGERLKSQVKELQDALESLSLAAPSPPGSQGGGSGDGADLEVNPFGRRGGTILLPAPPAPGPSQQQDLQQSQSYTQAYGAGHQAFYGGRMTDDRLLAVKNATSETIDHLHKSLESCPDPEAEVPDPKGIKVLLLAHQRRALAWLLWRENQNPCGGILADDMGLGKTLTIIALILAKKTKANKEVEKKPQSWISKTDSSLVASTGTLIICPASLVHHWKREIERHVKTGKLTVYLYHGPQRERRAELLADFDVVVTTYSLVSKEVPAQKGGAESSSKDADEVPPRSAPLLRVAWARVVLDEAHNIKNPKVQTSMAVCQLRARARWAVTGTPIQNNLLDMYSLLKFLRCSPFDEYKVWKAQVDNGSNRGRERLNILTRTLLLRRTKAQRDSEGKPLVSLPDRTCEVHRLELSRDEQAVYDVVFAQSRSTLQNYLKRHEGSDRKGDASSSNPFDKVAQEFGVSQAASTSQQPQQASSTVHILSLLLRLRQCCCHLSLLQKTLDTSELQGDGIVLSLEEQLNALSLSSGPSPGSDPPPPGTVALNGIRFASRLFEDTSESTKIAAIVSELKAIRQKGADQKSVIVSQWTSMLRIVAVHLRGMGLRYAVIDGTVAPKHRMDLVEEFNTNARGPQVMLVSLCAGGVGLNLIGGNHLFLIDMHWNPALEDQACDRIYRVGQSKDVTIHRFVCDGTVEEKISTLQEKKKELAQNVLSGTGSTVSKLSLADLRIIFGV